The proteins below come from a single Edaphobacter acidisoli genomic window:
- a CDS encoding glycoside hydrolase family 2 TIM barrel-domain containing protein, with the protein MDRRDFLKTTSTLLAATALPGIPAHAADQPIAGGRITYPLNRNWRYSPKKVAGAEMIEFDDSGFEPVALPHANVRLPWHNFDDREYEFVSTYRRRFRVPSGAQGKRVFVDFEGAMTASTVWINGSLLGEYKGGYTPFSFELTPHLQPNGDNVLVVQLDSTERADIPPFGNEIDYMTFGGIYREVALRIVPATYLDNIFARPTDVLSSKPSLEVDCFLAGQEVAGGALSLEAELCEGQHILAKARHTVMRVNRSDPDASADPSTSAPVYSSTETIHDGARQTISLKEIDGIKLWDLETPHLYEVRVRLLVDGRVIDEDARRIGFREAMFTDHGFSLNGKIIKLRGLDRHQTFPFVGQAMPARVQRQDAKILRENLHCNIVRTSHYPQSRHFLDCCDEIGLLVLEEIPGWQHIGPEAWKQVAIDNVGRMIRRDWNHPSIILWGVRINESKDDHDFYTSTNALAHLLDPTRQTGGIRNFQESEFLEDVFTMNDFGFPLKKPNHPRYLNTEFVGHTFPTKTTDDDERQREHTLRHARIHNQLASDPQYAGGIGWCAFDYNTHANFGAGDRICYHGVMDIFREPKPAAGFYKSQCDPAKEIVLEPAFHWANSDESTSFTKAVVCSNCDHLKFYIRTDSVESNPWELVAELDPAREEFDHLTYPPFILDRRTIPSSNRHGWGDLRIDGYLKGEKVISKSLSGRGVNRKFMLLPDDTSLVADGADTTRVVLRVTDEFGAIRTYANDAVILKLEGPADLIGDNPFSLIGGTGAVWVRAQEKSGTVHLTATHPRLGSQTVEIILNTAPPELV; encoded by the coding sequence ATGGACAGACGCGATTTTTTAAAGACGACAAGCACTCTTTTAGCAGCTACCGCCCTTCCTGGCATTCCCGCACATGCCGCCGATCAACCGATCGCGGGTGGGAGGATAACCTATCCATTGAATCGCAATTGGCGCTACTCCCCCAAGAAAGTTGCGGGAGCGGAGATGATCGAGTTTGATGACTCCGGGTTCGAACCTGTTGCACTGCCACATGCTAACGTACGGCTGCCCTGGCATAACTTCGACGACCGGGAATACGAGTTTGTGTCGACATATCGGCGGCGCTTTCGAGTGCCGAGCGGCGCCCAGGGGAAGCGTGTCTTCGTTGATTTTGAAGGAGCGATGACCGCATCCACTGTGTGGATCAACGGCAGCTTGCTGGGTGAGTACAAGGGCGGCTACACGCCATTTTCATTCGAGTTGACGCCTCATCTTCAGCCGAACGGAGACAACGTTCTGGTAGTGCAGCTCGACTCTACCGAGCGTGCCGACATTCCGCCTTTTGGGAACGAGATCGACTACATGACCTTTGGCGGCATCTACCGCGAGGTCGCGTTGAGAATTGTTCCTGCTACTTATCTGGACAATATATTTGCGAGACCTACTGATGTTTTGAGCAGCAAGCCATCGCTTGAGGTGGATTGCTTCCTGGCCGGTCAGGAAGTGGCTGGTGGAGCCCTCTCGCTCGAAGCGGAACTTTGCGAAGGACAACATATCCTGGCCAAAGCGCGCCATACTGTCATGCGCGTAAACAGGTCAGATCCGGATGCATCTGCTGATCCATCTACCAGCGCACCGGTTTATAGCAGCACGGAGACCATCCACGATGGGGCGCGGCAGACGATCTCATTGAAAGAGATTGATGGAATCAAGCTATGGGACCTCGAGACTCCTCATTTGTATGAGGTCCGTGTTCGCCTGTTGGTGGATGGCCGTGTGATTGATGAGGATGCGCGCCGCATTGGTTTTAGAGAAGCGATGTTCACGGACCATGGATTTTCACTCAACGGGAAGATCATCAAGCTACGGGGGCTGGACCGCCATCAGACTTTTCCGTTTGTGGGACAGGCCATGCCAGCACGAGTTCAGCGCCAGGATGCGAAGATTTTGCGGGAAAATTTGCATTGCAACATTGTCAGAACGTCCCACTATCCGCAATCACGACACTTCCTTGACTGCTGCGATGAGATTGGACTGCTGGTGCTGGAGGAGATTCCGGGATGGCAGCATATCGGGCCGGAGGCATGGAAGCAGGTTGCAATTGACAATGTTGGCCGGATGATCCGGAGAGACTGGAACCATCCATCGATCATTCTTTGGGGTGTACGTATTAATGAGTCCAAGGACGATCATGATTTCTACACAAGCACGAATGCACTGGCCCATTTACTCGACCCGACTCGACAGACTGGAGGAATACGAAATTTTCAGGAATCGGAGTTTCTAGAAGACGTATTCACTATGAATGATTTCGGGTTCCCGCTTAAAAAGCCGAATCATCCGCGCTATCTCAATACAGAGTTTGTCGGGCATACGTTCCCAACGAAGACGACCGATGATGACGAAAGACAGCGTGAGCATACCTTGCGCCACGCGCGGATTCACAATCAGCTAGCCTCTGATCCTCAGTACGCAGGCGGCATTGGATGGTGCGCGTTTGACTACAACACCCATGCAAACTTTGGCGCAGGCGATCGCATTTGCTACCACGGTGTGATGGATATCTTCCGTGAGCCGAAACCTGCTGCGGGATTTTATAAATCGCAGTGCGATCCAGCGAAGGAGATTGTGCTGGAACCTGCATTTCATTGGGCGAACAGTGATGAGTCAACCAGCTTTACAAAGGCAGTTGTCTGCTCTAACTGCGATCATCTGAAGTTTTATATCCGCACGGACAGCGTGGAGAGCAATCCCTGGGAACTGGTGGCTGAACTCGATCCAGCACGTGAAGAGTTCGATCACCTGACCTATCCTCCGTTTATTCTCGATCGGAGAACGATCCCCTCCAGCAACAGGCATGGGTGGGGCGATCTCCGGATCGACGGCTACCTGAAGGGTGAGAAGGTCATATCAAAGTCGCTTTCGGGTAGAGGAGTTAACAGGAAATTTATGCTCTTGCCGGACGACACCTCTCTTGTGGCAGATGGTGCGGATACTACACGCGTAGTGTTGCGTGTTACCGATGAGTTTGGCGCGATACGAACGTATGCGAATGATGCCGTCATCCTGAAGCTGGAGGGGCCGGCCGATCTGATTGGCGACAATCCCTTTTCCCTGATCGGAGGGACGGGTGCGGTGTGGGTACGTGCCCAGGAGAAGTCTGGAACAGTCCACCTAACAGCTACGCATCCTCGGCTGGGCTCACAGACGGTGGAGATTATTTTGAACACTGCTCCACCTGAGCTTGTTTGA